The following are encoded together in the Coregonus clupeaformis isolate EN_2021a chromosome 24, ASM2061545v1, whole genome shotgun sequence genome:
- the LOC121538242 gene encoding angiopoietin-related protein 7-like yields the protein MVKMSLRTVALSVTLLLVLTEAWAQNPRKRLAPPKSPKAQCCDEVRSLKVQVANLTSLLEELNRKQEADLMNVVRQMMELDKQNRQQEARVTEAESKYSEINNRVEIMQLQAAQSATQTSSDAIYDCASLYTKNYKISGEYKLPADDFLGTPEIDVFCDMDSNGGGWTIIQRRKVGLTSFNRDWKQYKNGFGTIRGDFWLGNDNIFRLTRQPSTLRIEMEDWEGQTRFAEYSYFTMKNELNSYKLFIANYSGNAGDSLRYHNNTNFSTKDKDNDKCVDDCASLRKGGYWYNCCTDSNLNGVFYRYGDHSKNSDGITWYGWHGPNYSLKRVEMKIRPQNFQP from the exons ATGGTAAAGATGTCTTTGCGGACGGTGGCTCTGAGTGTCACCCTGCTGCTGGTGCTGACAGAAGCGTGGGCGCAGAACCCAAGGAAGAGACTGGCGCCACCCAAGTCTCCAAAGGCGCAGTGCTGCGATGAGGTGCGCTCCCTGAAGGTGCAGGTGGCCAACCTAACCAGCCTCCTGGAGGAGCTGAACCGCAAGCAGGAGGCAGACTTGATGAACGTAGTGAGGCAGATGATGGAGCTGGATAAGCAGAACCGGCAGCAGGAGGCCCGCGTCACAGAGGCCGAGAGCAAGTATTCCGAGATCAACAACCGGGTGGAGATCATGCAGCTACAAGCCGCCCAGTCTGCCACTCAGACCTCGTCAG ATGCCATCTATGACTGCGCATCCCTGTACACCAAGAACTACAAGATCTCCGGGGAGTACAAACTGCCTGCAGATGACTTCCTGGGGACCCCTGAGATAGAC GTATTCTGTGATATGGACAGCAATGGCGGTGGATGGACGATCATCCAGAGACGCAAGGTGGGCCTGACCTCCTTCAACCGCGACTGGAAACAGTACAAGAACGGCTTTGGCACCATCCGCGGAGACTTCTGGCTGGGCAATGACAACATCTTCCGTCTGACAAGGCAGCCCAGCACACTGAGGATAGAGATGGAG GACTGGGAAGGCCAGACCCGCTTTGCAGAGTACAGCTACTTCACAATGAAAAATGAGTTGAACAGCTACAAACTCTTCATCGCCAACTATAGTGGAAACGCTGGGGACTCTCTGCGCTACCACAACAACACCAACTTCAGCACCAAGGACAAGGACAACGACAAATGTGTGGACGACTGTGCTTCACTACGCAAAG GTGGTTACTGGTACAACTGTTGCACTGACTCCAACCTGAATGGCGTGTTCTATCGTTATGGCGACCACAGCAAGAACTCAGATGGAATCACTTGGTACGGCTGGCACGGGCCCAACTACTCCCTGAAGAGAGTGGAGATGAAGATCCGGCCACAGAATTTTCAACCATAA